From the Colletotrichum lupini chromosome 10, complete sequence genome, one window contains:
- a CDS encoding multicopper oxidase → MYVRYCGVGRVRQLLNCWHFSFKPHAARRLAQSFNAQPTPTGKPRACHLRSTVRPWDPDILFSLCPWRKSGGKLTLCAGITNVAGRLGSSTNSSYADVWVALFGPFDCHFNPSITAFAFGFDNKMKPSVSAALSLCGLLSGISQTVHALSGTAASISTTTPTPTCLPRYLGAKSSEKKASPPWGNRTCESDPENVPDTGVVRKYEWTIQRAVLAPDGFEQTLLTVNGHFPGPLVEANWGDIVEITVHNNITGPEEGTAMHWHGIHQQGTGLMDGVSGITQCPIVPGGSFTYRWKASTYGSTWYHGHHALQYGGGLWGPMVIYGPSHVEYDLDLGPVTLSDYYHYPYEKIASDAISTSNDTSVYAPQSNNQLINGMNHFNCSLAPANTTCKSNAPRASLRFKSGKVHKLRLINTSVEAMQIFSIDGHKIIVTTMDFVPVEPYEVEYIILGVGMRAEVLVKGNGDPKRSYYMRSRIQCAATKVNETLGTIYYDETPTTVVPATKTVAPLPSFTATCGDPDLHLKKPIYKKRVPKPDLTLLYDIDFRSNASGNHQWLMNNVTFKADWSRPLYIEAVDGHAEYLKDPQHILATIPDDVRHVRVVLNNHFSVHPMHIHGGDFQILSESDGFYNGTLKYPKNPARADTELLRRNGNLVVQFEAKNPGIWSFHCHTAWHASVGLYINFLVKPKTVRQSKIPDDVREVCAAWDDYVQLHGENALPFDMEFA, encoded by the exons ATGTATGTCAGGTATTGTGGCGTTGGCCGCGTGCGGCAACTCCTCAATTGCTGGCATTTCAGCTTCAAGCCACATGCAGCTCGACGTCTTGCCCAGTCGTTCAACGCTCAGCCCACCCCGACGGGAAAGCCACGAGCGTGCCACCTCAGAAGCACCGTAAGACCCTGGGATCCCGACATTCTATTTTCTCTCTGCCCTTGGCGTAAGTCTGGGGGCAAACTAACCCTATGCGCCGGGATCACGAATGTCGCCGGCCGGCTAGGCAGCTCAACGAATTCC TCGTACGCAGACGTCTGGGTCGCACTTTTCGGTCCGTTTGACTGTCACTTCAACCCTTCCATCACTGCCTTTGCCTTTGGTTTCGACAACAAGATGAAGCCTTCAGTCTCAGCGGCCTTGAG CTTGTGTGGCCTCCTTTCGGGTATCTCACAGACAGTGCATGCCTTGTCTGGGACTGCGGCGAGTATCTCCACAACTACGCCAACCCCAACCTGTTTGCCCCGATATTTGGGAGCCAAATCGAGCGAGAAGAAAGCTAGCCCACCGTGGGGTAACCGCACATGCGAATCTGATCCTGAGAATGTGCCTGACACTGGCGTCGTGCGAAAATACGAGTGGACGATACAACGGGCTGTCCTAGCACCTGATGGATTTG AACAAACACTTCTCACTGTCAATGGCCATTTCCCTGGGCCTCTCGTTGAGGCGAACTGGGGGGATATTGTCGAGATCACCGTCCACAACAACATCACGGGTCCGGAGGAAGGCACAGCGATGCATTGGCATGG CATACACCAGCAAGGGACTGGACTCATGGATGGAGTCAGCGGTATCACGCAATGTCCCATTGTACCTGGTGGGAGTTTCACCTATCGTTGGAAAGCCAGCACGTATGGATCGACATGGTACCATGGCCACCATGCGCTGCAGTATGGCGGAGGTCTGTGGGGTCCTATGGTTATCTACGGCCCTTCTCACGTCGAATACGATCTCGACTTGGGCCCCGTCACACTCTCCGACTACTATCACTACCCTTACGAGAAGATTGCCTCGGATGCCATATCAACCAGTAACGATACCAGCGTCTACGCCCCTCAATCGAATAACCAGTTGATCAACGGAATGAATCACTTCAACTGCTCACTTGCTCCCGCGAATACGACTTGCAAGAGCAATGCTCCACGCGCATCCTTGAGATTCAAGTCTGGCAAAGTTCATAAGCTCCGGTTGATCAACACAAGTGTCGAGGCTATGCAAATCTTTTCCATAGACGGCCACAAGATCATTGTGACCACAATGGACTTCGTGCCTGTAGAGCCTTACGAAGTGGAGTACATCATCCTCGGTGTCGGCATGAGAGCTGAAGTTCTTGTCAAGGGTAATGGAGACCCGAAGCGGTCTTACTACATGCGCTCAAGAATTCAGTGTGCCGCCACCAAAGTTAACGAGACACTGGGCACTATCTACTATGACGAGACACCCACCACGGTCGTTCCAGCCACCAAAACTGTTGCGCCTCTGCCAAGCTTCACTGCAACATGCGGTGAT CCTGATCTTCACTTGAAGAAGCCAATTTACAAGAAGCGTGTCCCTAAGCCTGATCTTACACTTCTCTACGACATCGACTTCAGATCAAACGCTAGCGGCAATCATCAGTGGCTGATGAATAATGTGACATTCAAAGCCGACTGGAGCCGCCCGTTGTACATCGAGGCAGTAGATGGTCACGCCGAGTATCTTAAGGATCCCCAGCACATCTTGGCCACGATTCCTGACGATGTCCGCCATGTTCGTGTTGTGCTGAACAACCATTTCTCCGTCCATCCGATGCACATTCATGGCGGTGACTTCCAGATCCTGAGCGAATCGGATGGGTTCTACAACGGCACTCTGAAGTATCCCAAGAACCCGGCCCGCGCCGACACGGAACTTCTCCGGCGTAACGGAAATCTTGTTGTGCAGTTTGAAGCAAAGAATCCAGGAATCTGGAGCTTCCATTGCCATACTGCGTGGCACGCTAGCGTTGGTCTGTACATCAACTTTTTGGTCAAGCCAAAGACAGTCCGACAAAGCAAGATCCCTGATGATGTCCGCGAGGTTTGCGCGGCCTGGGATGACTACGTACAATTACACGGCGAGAATGCTCTACCTTTCGATA